GCCCCTAGTGAAATACTTGATTCAACAGGGCACGCAGAGCATGAAATCGCGCATAGAATTGCTACGAACTTATTATCCCAATGCTGAACGTGACGACTGGAAGCTCGTCGACGCAGGTATTCGAGTTCAGGCAATTAAGCGAGAGGATGGTCTAGCGGGGATCGTGCACTATGGCACCGAAGTGGTGACCAACCGCGAGAAGAGTCTCGCCGCTTTGCTAGGAGCTTCTCCGGGGGCATCGGTTTCGGTTTCGATCATCACCGAAGTCATCGAAAAGTGCTTACCTGAACTCCTCGAAGAAGAATCATCGCGAGCGGCGATGAAGCGAGCGATCCCCACTTACGGTGAGGATCTACTGCCTGACGAAGCGGCTGACCGCTACTTGGAACTTAGCAGCAAAGCGACACAATCGCTGCAACTCTAGGGCTCTGACTTCGCCGTCGCATCGGCAACGTATTTCGCGTTGGGCTTCGGAAACGCGGCACCCACCGATTCTCGCCAGCGTGATAGCTTGTCCAACAGTTGTGAGGTGAGCTGACTGTTGGCAGAGGCAACATTGTCTTGTTCGCCGAGGTCTTCCTCGAGATTGTAGAGCTCCAGCTCGGCATCCTCATGCCAATCGATGAGTTTCCACTTGCCTTGGCGAATCACGGAACCTGGACTTCCTCCCTGATTGCCGTAATGAGGATAGTGCCAATAAACCGCATCGCGGGAGAGCTTTTCATTCTTGAGTGCGGGCACGAGGCTCACGCCGTCGGCGTGTTGATCGGGCATTTGTGGAATGCCCGCCAGGTCAAGAATCGTTGGCATGAAATCCGTGCTGGTTGCTACCTCGGCAGTTTCGTAACCTGGCTTCGTCACTCCCGGGGCACGAACGATCAAAGGCACGCGGATGCCTCCCTCGTAGAGCCAACCCTTGCCAGCCCTTAACGGAGCGTTGCTTGTGGGCCAGCCCTGATCGTCACTGATGCCGCGATCTCCCGTTGAGAGCCCGCCGTTGTCCGAGGTGAAGATGACGATCGTGTTGTCCGCTAGCTTCAGTTCTTCAAGTTTGCCCAAGACTTTACCAACGGCTTGGTCCATCGCTTCAACCATGCCCGCATAGACGGCATGTTCTTGCACCATTCGTACGCGGGTCTCGCCATCCCATTCGTAAATCGGATCCTCGGTTTCCCCAAAAGGATTCCGCTTCTTTTCGTATTTCTGCCTCAGATCTTCTCGTGCGTTGAGCGGGACATGAACGGAATAGAACGAAAGGTAGGCGAGAAATGGCTTATGACGATGCG
Above is a genomic segment from Lacipirellulaceae bacterium containing:
- a CDS encoding sulfatase — encoded protein: MALDFKLLASSLVVALSLHLPQGSRAAETQAAAEPQPPNVLFILVDDLGWKDLGCYGSTFYETPSIDGLAASGMKFTNGYASCPVCSPTRASIMSGKYPARLGLTAHIGDPQPEHWNRDTELLPANYVDRLPLEETTLAEALHASDYATFFAGKWHLGSQDRFWPEYQGFDINKGGWLQGGPFGGKQYFPPYHNPRLPDGPPGEHLPDRLATETVRFIESHRHKPFLAYLSFYSVHVPLNAREDLRQKYEKKRNPFGETEDPIYEWDGETRVRMVQEHAVYAGMVEAMDQAVGKVLGKLEELKLADNTIVIFTSDNGGLSTGDRGISDDQGWPTSNAPLRAGKGWLYEGGIRVPLIVRAPGVTKPGYETAEVATSTDFMPTILDLAGIPQMPDQHADGVSLVPALKNEKLSRDAVYWHYPHYGNQGGSPGSVIRQGKWKLIDWHEDAELELYNLEEDLGEQDNVASANSQLTSQLLDKLSRWRESVGAAFPKPNAKYVADATAKSEP